The following proteins are encoded in a genomic region of Corynebacterium atypicum:
- a CDS encoding ABC transporter substrate-binding protein, producing the protein MRFSALHRAGGALAATVMAAAALSACGSDGASDQPAGEAKDADGRGPITFAMGKNDTDKIVPIIDAWNAEHPEEKVTLAELAGEADDQRETLVQSLQAGNSDYDVMALDVVWTAEFAAHQWLAPLTGELEVDTDGLLAPTVESATYNGTLYALPQNTNGQLLFRNTDIIESAPKDWAELKESCKKAQEASVDCLTLQLKQYEGLTVNTVGFMEGFGGSVLAEDGQTPAVDSPQAQEGLQALVDGYEDGTIAKDSTAATEEETNLAFTEGRTAYAVNWPYMYSNAQAKDASKVAGKVEVQPLVGKDGVGVSTLGGYNNGINVNSKHKATARDFIEFIVNEDNQRSFAEASFPPVLASIYDDAELIKEQPYLPALKESLENAAPRPVSPFYDAISKAIQDNAYAALTSGTSVDKATADMKAAIENASK; encoded by the coding sequence ATGCGTTTTTCTGCACTGCACCGCGCGGGCGGAGCGCTTGCTGCCACCGTCATGGCCGCCGCGGCGCTGTCAGCCTGCGGTAGCGACGGAGCCAGCGACCAGCCCGCCGGAGAGGCCAAGGACGCCGACGGCCGAGGCCCGATCACCTTTGCCATGGGCAAGAATGACACGGACAAGATCGTGCCGATCATCGATGCCTGGAATGCCGAGCACCCAGAGGAGAAGGTCACGCTCGCCGAGCTCGCCGGCGAGGCCGACGATCAGCGCGAGACCCTGGTGCAATCGTTGCAGGCCGGAAACTCGGACTACGACGTGATGGCGCTGGACGTGGTCTGGACCGCCGAGTTCGCCGCCCACCAGTGGCTCGCGCCACTGACTGGCGAGCTGGAGGTGGACACCGACGGGCTGCTCGCGCCCACCGTGGAATCTGCCACGTACAACGGCACGCTCTACGCCCTGCCCCAGAACACGAACGGTCAGCTGCTCTTCCGCAACACGGACATCATCGAGTCCGCGCCCAAGGACTGGGCGGAGCTCAAAGAATCCTGCAAGAAGGCGCAGGAGGCTTCGGTCGACTGCCTTACCCTGCAGCTCAAGCAGTACGAGGGCCTGACGGTGAACACCGTCGGTTTCATGGAAGGTTTCGGCGGCTCCGTTCTGGCCGAGGACGGCCAGACCCCGGCGGTGGACTCGCCCCAGGCGCAGGAGGGCCTGCAGGCCCTGGTGGACGGCTACGAGGACGGCACCATTGCTAAGGACTCGACCGCCGCTACCGAGGAGGAGACGAACCTCGCGTTTACCGAGGGGCGTACCGCCTACGCGGTGAACTGGCCGTACATGTACTCCAACGCGCAAGCCAAGGACGCCTCGAAGGTGGCCGGCAAGGTTGAGGTCCAGCCCCTGGTGGGCAAGGACGGTGTGGGGGTGTCTACCTTGGGCGGCTACAACAACGGCATCAACGTGAACTCGAAGCACAAGGCGACGGCGCGCGACTTCATCGAGTTCATCGTCAACGAGGACAACCAGCGTTCGTTCGCCGAGGCTTCTTTCCCGCCGGTGCTCGCCTCCATCTACGACGACGCCGAGTTGATCAAGGAGCAGCCGTACCTGCCGGCGCTGAAGGAATCTCTGGAAAACGCCGCTCCGCGCCCCGTCAGCCCGTTCTACGACGCGATCTCGAAGGCCATCCAGGACAACGCTTACGCTGCGTTGACCAGTGGCACCAGCGTGGATAAGGCGACGGCCGATATGAAGGCCGCCATCGAGAACGCATCGAAGTAA
- a CDS encoding carbohydrate ABC transporter permease: MSVTASPKRPSAARAAGSGRRHPDRNYRRQVRTAAWLITPALLVLAVVIGYPIVRAVWLSFQADKGLDPDTGLFVEGGFAGLEHYVYWLTQRCSAGVCPPGVIATDFWPAVRITLFFTVVTVAIETVLGMAMALVMNREFRGRGLVRAAVLVPWAIPTAATAKLWQFMFAPDGVVNATLGTDIAWTTDPWAARSAVIVADVWKTTPFMALLILAGLQMIPKELYEAARVDGATAWQRFTRITLPLVRPALMVAVLFRTLDALRMYDLPVIMISSSSNSPTATISQLVVEDIRQGNFNSASALSTLIFLLIFAVAFIMIRFLGADVSGRRGARGGKR; this comes from the coding sequence ATGTCTGTGACAGCCTCACCGAAGCGCCCGTCGGCCGCGCGGGCTGCCGGTTCCGGGCGGCGCCACCCGGACCGCAATTACCGCCGTCAGGTGCGTACCGCCGCTTGGCTCATCACGCCGGCGCTTCTGGTACTGGCGGTGGTGATCGGGTACCCGATCGTACGGGCGGTGTGGCTGTCTTTCCAGGCAGATAAGGGCCTGGACCCGGATACCGGCCTCTTCGTTGAGGGCGGTTTCGCCGGGCTGGAGCACTACGTTTATTGGCTGACCCAGCGGTGCTCGGCGGGTGTGTGCCCGCCCGGGGTGATCGCGACAGACTTCTGGCCCGCGGTGCGCATCACCTTGTTTTTCACGGTGGTCACCGTGGCCATTGAAACCGTCTTGGGCATGGCGATGGCCCTGGTGATGAACCGGGAATTCCGCGGGCGCGGCCTGGTTCGTGCGGCAGTGCTGGTGCCGTGGGCAATCCCGACGGCGGCGACGGCGAAGCTCTGGCAGTTCATGTTCGCCCCGGACGGCGTGGTCAACGCCACCCTGGGCACCGACATCGCGTGGACCACCGATCCGTGGGCTGCGCGCAGCGCCGTCATCGTCGCTGACGTGTGGAAGACCACGCCTTTTATGGCGCTGCTTATCCTAGCGGGCCTGCAGATGATCCCGAAGGAGCTCTACGAGGCAGCCCGCGTCGACGGCGCCACCGCCTGGCAGCGGTTCACTCGGATCACGCTGCCGTTAGTGCGCCCGGCGCTCATGGTGGCGGTGCTGTTTCGCACCCTCGATGCGCTGCGCATGTATGACCTCCCCGTGATCATGATCTCCAGCTCGTCTAACTCGCCCACCGCGACGATCTCGCAGCTGGTGGTCGAGGACATACGCCAAGGTAACTTCAACTCCGCCTCGGCGCTGTCCACATTGATCTTCCTGCTCATCTTCGCCGTCGCGTTCATCATGATCAGGTTCCTCGGCGCCGACGTGTCGGGGCGTCGGGGTGCACGTGGAGGTAAGCGATGA
- a CDS encoding acyl-CoA carboxylase subunit beta, with amino-acid sequence MSDASSPAAPGTSGTAGKIATLGERLAEAAAPGGDQAIQAVHEAGGLTARERVEHFLDTDSFVEIDALAKHRVTEHGLDAHRPATDGVVAGYGTVDGRKVCVFSQDATIFEGRLGESYGEKIVKVQKLAATTGVPLVSFLEGAGPRAAEGVSALAFFATILAGQAQASGLIPQIAVVTGELTGPHALLAAQADFVIMAADHAGISLTAPAIIEKVTGRTADCVGDFGASAHATASGIAHLTCDDQEQAIGAAAELIALLPANNRAEAPRTLESRVTGSVADNISEVDRELDAIIPDSARQPYDMREVINRVVDEGWFFELSAQFAGNILTGLARVEGRSVGIVANQPMELAGCVTSKASAKAARFIRICDAFNIPVVTLVDAAGFVPEHDEELSGVTLAAGKLAAAYAEAQVGTITVVTRQAMGAAEVVLGAKHLGVDLVFAWPTAQIAALDAATAVPVIHAAELRKAARRKKDVGALTEQLIDEYNETHLSPYLAAERGLVDAVIPPRETRGQLVEGLRLLDRKVVYPPAKKHSNAAL; translated from the coding sequence ATGAGTGATGCTTCCTCCCCTGCCGCACCGGGTACCTCCGGAACCGCCGGAAAGATCGCCACGCTGGGTGAGCGCCTTGCCGAAGCCGCGGCGCCCGGAGGCGACCAGGCTATCCAAGCCGTGCACGAGGCCGGCGGGCTGACCGCCCGCGAGCGCGTCGAGCACTTCTTGGATACCGATTCCTTTGTAGAGATCGACGCTCTGGCCAAGCATCGCGTCACCGAGCACGGGCTGGACGCTCACCGGCCAGCCACCGACGGCGTGGTCGCCGGATACGGCACCGTCGACGGGCGCAAGGTCTGCGTCTTTTCCCAGGATGCGACGATCTTCGAGGGCCGGTTGGGCGAGTCCTACGGGGAGAAGATCGTCAAGGTGCAGAAGCTGGCCGCCACCACCGGCGTGCCGCTGGTCAGCTTCCTCGAGGGCGCGGGCCCGCGCGCCGCGGAGGGGGTGTCGGCGCTGGCTTTCTTTGCCACGATCCTCGCCGGGCAGGCCCAGGCCTCGGGTCTTATTCCCCAGATCGCGGTGGTCACCGGCGAGCTGACTGGCCCGCACGCGCTGCTCGCCGCGCAGGCCGACTTTGTGATTATGGCCGCCGATCACGCGGGAATCTCGCTTACTGCCCCGGCGATCATCGAGAAGGTCACTGGGCGCACGGCCGACTGCGTGGGTGACTTTGGCGCATCGGCGCACGCCACGGCGTCGGGAATCGCCCATCTGACGTGCGACGACCAGGAGCAGGCCATCGGGGCAGCCGCGGAGCTCATCGCGTTGCTGCCGGCGAACAACCGCGCGGAGGCCCCACGCACGCTGGAAAGCCGGGTCACCGGCTCGGTGGCCGACAACATCTCTGAGGTCGACCGCGAGCTGGACGCCATCATTCCGGATTCCGCACGCCAGCCCTACGACATGCGCGAGGTGATCAACCGCGTCGTCGACGAGGGCTGGTTTTTTGAGCTCAGCGCGCAGTTCGCCGGAAACATCCTCACCGGCCTGGCACGCGTCGAGGGCCGCAGCGTCGGCATCGTGGCCAACCAGCCGATGGAGCTCGCCGGCTGCGTGACCAGCAAGGCCTCCGCGAAGGCCGCGCGCTTCATCCGCATCTGCGACGCGTTCAACATTCCGGTGGTCACGCTTGTCGACGCCGCGGGCTTTGTGCCCGAGCATGACGAGGAGCTTTCCGGGGTGACGCTCGCCGCGGGCAAGCTGGCCGCCGCCTACGCCGAGGCGCAGGTGGGCACCATCACCGTGGTGACCCGCCAGGCGATGGGGGCCGCCGAGGTGGTGCTGGGGGCCAAGCACCTGGGCGTAGACCTGGTGTTCGCCTGGCCCACCGCGCAGATCGCCGCGCTTGATGCGGCAACAGCGGTGCCCGTGATCCACGCCGCCGAGCTGCGCAAGGCCGCCCGCCGCAAGAAGGACGTCGGAGCGCTGACGGAACAACTCATCGACGAGTACAACGAGACTCACCTGAGTCCCTACCTCGCCGCCGAGCGCGGGCTTGTCGACGCAGTGATTCCCCCGCGCGAGACCCGCGGCCAGCTCGTCGAGGGCCTGCGTCTGCTCGACCGCAAGGTGGTCTACCCGCCGGCGAAGAAGCACTCGAACGCGGCGCTCTAG
- a CDS encoding LCP family protein: MSEKYRPVRDIQPAPDAATRIRQAGPGGLKGVMAVLCVLVLAFSGLGYVTVGRLGNEVASAGNLSLGGGQGIKNSRDGATDILLVGSDSRTDAQGNPLSEEELRSLNAGSMEGEHNTDTIMVIRVPNDGSSATAVSIPRDTYIHDPLLGNTKINAVFAGHAANRRAELENSGATAQDIAREELSAGRSGLVDAVSELTGVEVDHYAEVGLLGFVLLTDAVGGVEVCLNDAVQDEFSGADFPAGRQTLNGVNALKFVRQRHGLPRGDLDRVTRQQAFMASMVQKLLSAGTLTNPARLSELSQAVERSVVIDKDWDVMNFASQLSNLAGGNVTFTTIPVTSVDGVGDHGESIITVDRKEVNDFMSHLLGEEEPNQATPAEHGAEHPEAERLTHGEIHVLNAGSVSGLAGAVAGWLDGRGENVVEVANATEGIYSISQVVAADSNSKEAHALAEALGGLPVTQNAGLDAGTFIVVTFDDYSGPQGPQLVDAPNAGGTVGQPGEDFGTAQEVSPEIDAGGDGPRCVN; the protein is encoded by the coding sequence GTGAGTGAGAAGTATCGCCCGGTGCGAGACATCCAGCCCGCCCCCGACGCGGCGACCCGCATCCGCCAGGCCGGGCCCGGCGGACTCAAAGGCGTGATGGCGGTGCTCTGTGTGCTCGTGCTCGCCTTCTCCGGGCTGGGTTACGTCACCGTGGGCAGGCTGGGCAACGAGGTCGCCTCCGCCGGCAACCTGTCGCTGGGCGGCGGGCAAGGCATCAAGAATTCCCGCGACGGCGCCACCGACATCCTGCTCGTCGGCTCAGATTCGCGCACAGACGCCCAGGGCAACCCGTTGAGCGAGGAGGAGCTGCGCAGCCTGAACGCCGGCTCCATGGAAGGCGAGCACAACACCGATACGATCATGGTCATCCGGGTGCCCAACGACGGCTCCTCGGCGACGGCCGTCTCGATTCCGCGCGACACCTACATCCACGATCCCCTGCTGGGTAACACGAAGATCAACGCCGTCTTCGCCGGGCACGCGGCCAACCGCCGCGCGGAGCTCGAAAACTCCGGCGCAACCGCCCAGGACATCGCGCGCGAGGAGCTTTCTGCCGGGCGCTCCGGGCTGGTCGACGCCGTCAGCGAGCTCACCGGCGTGGAGGTCGACCACTACGCCGAAGTTGGGCTCTTGGGGTTCGTCTTGCTCACCGACGCGGTGGGCGGTGTCGAGGTCTGCCTCAACGACGCGGTCCAAGACGAGTTCTCCGGCGCCGACTTCCCCGCCGGCCGCCAGACCCTCAACGGCGTCAACGCCCTGAAGTTCGTACGCCAGCGCCACGGTCTGCCGCGCGGCGACCTCGATCGCGTGACCCGCCAGCAGGCGTTTATGGCCTCTATGGTGCAAAAACTGCTCTCCGCCGGCACCCTGACCAACCCGGCGCGCCTCTCCGAGCTCAGCCAGGCTGTGGAGCGCTCGGTGGTCATCGACAAAGACTGGGACGTGATGAACTTCGCCTCCCAGCTGTCCAACCTCGCCGGCGGGAACGTCACCTTCACCACCATCCCGGTGACCTCGGTCGACGGCGTGGGCGACCACGGCGAATCCATCATCACGGTGGACCGCAAAGAGGTCAACGACTTCATGTCCCACCTGCTCGGCGAGGAAGAGCCCAACCAGGCCACGCCCGCAGAGCACGGCGCGGAGCACCCGGAGGCCGAGCGGCTCACCCACGGGGAGATCCACGTGCTCAACGCGGGCTCGGTCTCCGGGCTTGCTGGCGCGGTCGCCGGCTGGCTGGACGGACGCGGCGAAAACGTCGTCGAGGTGGCCAACGCCACGGAGGGCATTTATTCCATCTCGCAGGTGGTCGCCGCGGACTCGAACTCGAAGGAGGCCCACGCGCTAGCGGAGGCGCTCGGCGGATTGCCGGTCACGCAGAACGCCGGGCTCGACGCAGGCACCTTCATCGTGGTCACTTTTGACGACTACTCCGGCCCGCAGGGCCCGCAGCTGGTCGACGCCCCCAACGCGGGCGGCACCGTGGGCCAGCCGGGCGAGGACTTCGGCACCGCCCAGGAGGTCTCCCCCGAAATCGACGCCGGCGGCGACGGGCCGCGCTGCGTGAACTAG
- a CDS encoding 5-(carboxyamino)imidazole ribonucleotide synthase — MSDVCNLPEAGNPHAYAAGMPTVAVIGDGQLARMMQTAAIELGQSVRLLAGSPDASAAQVTGDVVEGDYRRMADLRRAIAGADAVTFDHEHVPNDFLRELLAEKVVVEPRPEALIFAQDKLAQRTKLAELGLPVPRFAGIESAADAARFFDRVEGRVCLKATRGGYDGHGVWFPADKAELADLVERLLAEQVPLMAEEKVAFERELSALVARRRSGEIRAWPVVESVQKDGVCSEAIAPAPGLATEAAEKATQLAQTIASELGVTGVLAVELFEFIGAAGTPEVVVNELAMRPHNTGHWTQDGSVTSQFEQHLRAVLDLPLGDTTPRAPVTVMANTLGGEVEPEMPEVERMAEVWRRFPQAKIHLYGKSYRPGRKLGHVNVSGEDAEEARRIARLAAGFLVTARWEDA, encoded by the coding sequence ATGAGTGACGTGTGTAACTTGCCTGAAGCCGGAAATCCCCACGCCTACGCCGCGGGCATGCCCACCGTCGCCGTGATCGGCGATGGCCAGCTCGCTCGCATGATGCAGACCGCCGCCATCGAGCTCGGCCAGAGCGTGCGGCTGCTCGCAGGCTCTCCGGACGCCTCGGCCGCGCAGGTCACCGGAGATGTTGTCGAAGGCGACTACCGCCGGATGGCCGACCTCCGGCGGGCCATCGCAGGCGCCGACGCGGTGACCTTCGACCACGAACACGTGCCCAACGACTTTCTGCGCGAACTCCTCGCCGAAAAAGTGGTGGTGGAACCGCGCCCCGAGGCGCTGATCTTCGCCCAGGACAAGCTCGCTCAGCGCACGAAGCTCGCCGAGCTGGGCCTTCCGGTGCCCCGGTTCGCCGGGATCGAGTCGGCAGCTGACGCCGCGCGGTTCTTCGACCGGGTCGAGGGCAGGGTGTGCCTGAAGGCAACCCGCGGCGGCTACGACGGCCACGGCGTGTGGTTCCCTGCAGACAAGGCGGAGTTAGCCGACTTGGTCGAGCGTCTCCTCGCCGAGCAGGTGCCGCTGATGGCGGAGGAGAAAGTGGCCTTTGAGCGCGAGCTTTCCGCGCTGGTGGCGCGGCGTCGCTCCGGCGAGATCCGCGCCTGGCCCGTGGTCGAATCCGTGCAGAAAGACGGCGTCTGCAGCGAGGCGATCGCCCCGGCGCCGGGGCTTGCTACGGAGGCGGCCGAGAAGGCCACCCAACTGGCCCAGACGATCGCGAGCGAGCTAGGGGTGACCGGCGTGCTAGCCGTGGAGCTGTTCGAGTTCATCGGCGCCGCGGGCACCCCCGAGGTGGTGGTCAACGAGCTAGCGATGCGTCCGCACAATACCGGCCACTGGACCCAGGACGGGAGCGTGACTAGCCAGTTCGAGCAGCACCTGCGCGCGGTGCTCGACCTACCGCTCGGAGACACGACGCCGCGCGCGCCAGTGACCGTGATGGCTAACACCCTAGGCGGCGAGGTCGAGCCCGAGATGCCGGAGGTCGAGCGGATGGCCGAGGTCTGGCGGCGCTTCCCCCAGGCCAAGATTCACCTCTACGGCAAGAGCTATCGGCCGGGCCGTAAGCTCGGCCACGTCAACGTCTCCGGCGAGGATGCCGAAGAGGCACGGCGCATCGCCCGCCTGGCGGCCGGATTCCTGGTGACCGCCCGCTGGGAAGACGCCTGA
- a CDS encoding biotin--[acetyl-CoA-carboxylase] ligase has protein sequence MNVDIAHLRERLGNAYALVDYVAQTGSTNADLLARGELLDKTVLIAGHQTAGRGRMGRSFTAPEGTQLIFSVGLRPGPEELERLGVLPLAAGLAVTDAIPDTQLKWPNDVLMAGGKVCGILCEADGLGGQTSPRVVLGCGLNVSFSADEAPVDTATSLAIEGSPLATVGMEELAARVLGALARRLEQWQSADDRLIAEYRMASATLGQAVRVATPSGELEGIAEDVASDGQLVMITEDNQHRLLSAGDVTHLRLWCPSTEV, from the coding sequence ATGAACGTTGATATTGCTCATCTGCGCGAGCGCCTGGGGAATGCCTACGCGCTGGTCGATTACGTAGCGCAAACCGGCTCGACTAACGCTGACCTCTTGGCCCGCGGCGAGCTGTTGGATAAGACCGTGCTTATCGCCGGCCACCAGACCGCCGGGCGCGGGCGGATGGGGCGCAGCTTTACTGCCCCCGAGGGTACGCAGCTGATCTTTTCCGTGGGCCTGCGGCCTGGGCCCGAGGAACTCGAGCGGCTAGGCGTTCTCCCGCTCGCCGCCGGGCTGGCTGTTACCGACGCGATCCCGGATACCCAGCTGAAGTGGCCAAACGACGTGCTGATGGCCGGCGGGAAGGTGTGCGGGATCCTCTGCGAGGCGGACGGGCTCGGCGGGCAGACCTCTCCGCGGGTGGTGCTCGGCTGCGGGTTGAACGTGTCGTTTTCCGCCGACGAGGCGCCCGTCGATACCGCGACGTCGCTGGCGATCGAGGGCAGCCCGCTTGCGACGGTGGGCATGGAGGAACTCGCCGCGCGGGTGCTCGGCGCCCTGGCTCGGCGCCTCGAGCAGTGGCAAAGCGCAGACGACCGGCTCATCGCCGAATACCGGATGGCCAGCGCAACCTTGGGGCAGGCGGTGCGGGTGGCCACCCCGTCCGGGGAGCTCGAAGGTATTGCAGAGGACGTCGCGTCCGACGGCCAGCTGGTGATGATCACCGAAGATAACCAGCACCGCCTGCTCTCCGCCGGCGATGTCACCCACCTGCGGCTCTGGTGTCCTTCCACCGAGGTCTGA
- a CDS encoding TIGR03089 family protein, giving the protein MELFRDLLYQDPATPRLTVYTEATGARMDFSATTLDNWAAKVANMLLEELDLTEDSRLLIDLPVGWQAAAIAFGALAAGVDFSLDPSLSVSDPGDVDVVFCSPERAGDHPGPDLVVVTSDPFGRGVEETGGTLGEGWIDFGLTVRFYGDTFAGSGPALADLVSEAEREELAGARALATGWTNDAGFARQVLAPLAAGGSVVIVAGFATAGRMDHIAEVERVTVRL; this is encoded by the coding sequence ATGGAACTTTTCCGCGACCTGCTCTACCAGGACCCGGCCACGCCTCGGCTGACCGTCTACACCGAGGCCACCGGGGCGCGCATGGATTTTTCTGCCACCACGCTGGACAACTGGGCGGCCAAAGTGGCCAACATGCTCCTCGAGGAGCTCGACCTTACCGAGGATTCGAGGCTGCTCATCGATCTCCCGGTGGGCTGGCAGGCCGCGGCGATCGCCTTCGGGGCGCTCGCTGCGGGCGTCGACTTTAGCCTTGATCCGAGCCTGAGCGTGTCTGACCCCGGGGACGTCGACGTCGTGTTCTGCTCCCCGGAACGCGCCGGCGATCACCCCGGGCCAGACCTGGTGGTGGTTACCAGCGACCCGTTTGGCCGCGGCGTCGAGGAGACCGGCGGCACGCTCGGCGAGGGTTGGATCGATTTCGGCCTCACCGTGCGGTTCTACGGCGACACCTTCGCCGGGTCCGGCCCCGCGCTGGCTGATCTCGTCTCCGAAGCGGAGCGCGAGGAGCTCGCGGGGGCGCGGGCGTTGGCCACCGGGTGGACGAATGACGCCGGGTTTGCCCGGCAGGTTCTGGCTCCGTTGGCCGCCGGGGGCTCCGTGGTGATCGTCGCCGGCTTCGCCACCGCCGGGCGCATGGACCACATCGCTGAGGTGGAACGGGTTACAGTGCGCCTCTAG
- a CDS encoding ABC transporter ATP-binding protein: protein MASVTYDSVTIRYPGADHPSVSDFELEIADGEFLVLVGPSGCGKSTTLRALAGLEPVESGRIFIGDEDVTDADPAARDVAMVFQNYALYPHLSVRKNMSFALDLRKMDKSEVDERVAEAAGILGLGEFLDRKPKDLSGGQRQRVAMGRAIVRNPRVFLMDEPLSNLDAKLRVTTRAEIAALQRRLGTTTVYVTHDQVEAMTMGDRVAVLNQGVLQQVASPRELYRNPVNLFVAGFIGSPSMNLFHDDAPGIAPHGVPSSQLTLGVRPEDMRLLATGTGASGAPVPEGWRELEAAVEIIEELGSESFVYANRGGERLVARIIDAAPPARGDKVRFVYDPARALRFGPDGERVAS from the coding sequence ATGGCATCGGTCACCTACGACAGCGTCACCATCCGCTACCCCGGGGCGGATCACCCATCCGTTTCCGATTTCGAGCTCGAGATCGCCGACGGCGAGTTTCTGGTCCTCGTCGGCCCCTCGGGGTGCGGTAAGTCCACCACCTTGCGCGCTCTGGCCGGCCTAGAGCCGGTGGAAAGCGGGCGCATCTTCATCGGCGACGAGGACGTCACCGACGCGGACCCGGCGGCGCGCGACGTGGCCATGGTGTTCCAAAACTACGCGCTCTATCCGCATCTGAGCGTGCGCAAGAACATGTCCTTCGCCTTAGATTTGCGCAAGATGGACAAGTCTGAGGTGGACGAGCGGGTAGCGGAGGCCGCCGGGATCTTGGGCCTCGGCGAGTTCTTGGACCGCAAGCCCAAGGACCTTTCTGGTGGCCAGCGCCAGCGCGTGGCCATGGGGCGGGCAATCGTGCGCAACCCGCGGGTGTTTTTGATGGACGAGCCGCTGAGCAACCTGGACGCTAAGCTGCGCGTGACCACCCGCGCCGAGATCGCGGCGCTGCAGCGCCGGCTGGGCACTACGACGGTCTACGTCACCCACGATCAGGTCGAGGCGATGACGATGGGCGACCGCGTCGCTGTGCTCAACCAGGGGGTGTTACAGCAGGTGGCAAGCCCGCGGGAGCTGTACCGCAACCCAGTGAACCTCTTCGTGGCCGGGTTCATTGGCTCGCCGTCGATGAATCTTTTCCACGACGACGCTCCCGGTATCGCGCCCCACGGCGTGCCGTCCAGCCAGCTAACCCTCGGGGTACGTCCCGAGGACATGCGTCTTCTGGCCACGGGCACCGGCGCGAGCGGCGCGCCGGTGCCAGAGGGCTGGCGGGAGCTCGAGGCCGCGGTGGAGATCATCGAGGAGCTCGGCTCCGAGTCCTTCGTCTACGCCAACCGGGGCGGCGAGCGCCTCGTGGCCCGGATTATCGACGCCGCTCCCCCAGCCCGCGGCGACAAGGTGCGCTTTGTCTACGACCCGGCGCGCGCGCTGCGCTTCGGGCCGGACGGCGAACGGGTTGCCTCTTAG
- the purE gene encoding 5-(carboxyamino)imidazole ribonucleotide mutase has protein sequence MQPLVGIIMGSDSDWDTVQPAAEVLAEFQVPFEVGVVSAHRTPERMVKYAKEAHTRGIKVILACAGGAAHLPGMVAAATPLPVIGIPRALKNLEGLDSLLSIVQMPAGVPVATVSIDGAKNAGLLAVRILSAGDQQLIQAMLDYQQRMSAEVAEKDQRLKERLLGE, from the coding sequence ATGCAGCCACTGGTAGGCATCATCATGGGGTCGGATTCTGACTGGGATACGGTCCAGCCCGCAGCCGAGGTGCTGGCCGAGTTCCAGGTGCCCTTCGAAGTGGGAGTGGTCTCCGCGCACCGAACCCCAGAGCGCATGGTGAAGTACGCTAAAGAGGCGCACACGCGCGGGATTAAGGTGATCCTGGCGTGCGCCGGGGGAGCGGCGCACCTGCCCGGGATGGTCGCGGCCGCGACGCCGCTGCCCGTCATCGGGATCCCTCGGGCGTTGAAAAACCTCGAAGGTTTGGACTCGCTGCTTTCCATCGTGCAGATGCCGGCCGGGGTGCCGGTGGCCACGGTCTCGATAGACGGCGCAAAGAACGCTGGCCTGCTTGCGGTGCGCATCTTAAGCGCCGGCGACCAGCAGCTGATCCAAGCGATGCTGGACTATCAGCAGCGCATGTCCGCCGAGGTGGCCGAAAAGGATCAGCGGCTCAAAGAGCGACTGCTGGGCGAGTAG
- a CDS encoding carbohydrate ABC transporter permease, with the protein MKSWKKFAADYLGLILILVWGLAPFYWMVVTALRDSAHTFDTTPWPTHVTLQNFKDALATDKGNDFLGAIGNSLLISVTTTALAVAVGVFTAYALARLDFPGKGVVTGIILAASMFPGIALVTPLFQLFGQLEWIGTYRALIIPNISFALPLTVYTLVSFFRTLPWELEEAARVDGASRGQAFRKVLLPLAAPALFTTAILAFIATWNEFMLARQLSTTATEPVTVAIARFSGPSAFEYPYTSIMAAGALVTIPLVIMVLVFQRRIVSGLTAGGVKA; encoded by the coding sequence ATGAAGTCCTGGAAGAAGTTTGCCGCCGATTACCTGGGCCTCATCCTCATCCTGGTCTGGGGGCTGGCACCGTTTTACTGGATGGTGGTCACGGCGCTGCGAGACTCGGCGCACACCTTCGACACCACGCCCTGGCCCACGCACGTCACCCTGCAGAACTTCAAAGACGCTCTGGCTACAGACAAGGGCAATGATTTCCTCGGGGCCATCGGAAATTCGCTGCTCATCTCGGTGACCACCACCGCACTCGCCGTTGCCGTGGGGGTTTTTACCGCCTACGCGCTGGCTCGCCTCGATTTTCCGGGCAAGGGCGTAGTCACCGGCATCATCCTGGCGGCCTCCATGTTCCCAGGCATCGCGCTGGTCACCCCACTGTTTCAACTTTTTGGCCAGCTGGAGTGGATCGGCACGTACCGGGCGCTGATCATCCCGAACATCTCGTTTGCCCTGCCGCTGACCGTCTACACGCTCGTCTCCTTCTTCCGCACCCTGCCCTGGGAGCTGGAGGAGGCCGCGCGCGTGGACGGCGCGAGCAGGGGCCAGGCTTTCCGCAAGGTCCTTCTCCCGCTGGCCGCCCCCGCGCTATTTACCACCGCGATCCTGGCGTTCATCGCCACCTGGAACGAGTTCATGCTGGCCCGCCAGCTTTCTACGACGGCCACCGAGCCGGTGACGGTGGCCATCGCGAGGTTCTCCGGGCCGAGCGCCTTCGAATACCCGTACACCTCGATCATGGCCGCCGGCGCGCTGGTAACCATCCCGCTCGTGATCATGGTGCTCGTATTCCAACGCCGTATCGTCTCCGGGCTGACCGCCGGCGGCGTGAAGGCCTAG